In a single window of the Planctomycetia bacterium genome:
- a CDS encoding DUF721 domain-containing protein, with the protein MGRHPSRERILRQGGVADAPRDVQEEFWRRYNFVPWRRRLPAALGDLLAKAWPESAGKKSGLLDRVEAAWLRALPAEYAELTKVEGLTGGRLRIMVDSAATRFVLERQLGGSLVAAVNEAMGASDVGRIEYQVGRMSGRRKSIDSNKKKISKERQ; encoded by the coding sequence ATGGGAAGGCACCCCTCCAGAGAACGGATTCTGCGGCAAGGCGGGGTAGCTGATGCCCCAAGGGACGTCCAGGAAGAGTTCTGGCGGCGCTATAATTTCGTTCCGTGGCGGCGGCGATTGCCGGCTGCACTGGGGGACCTATTGGCGAAGGCGTGGCCGGAGTCGGCAGGCAAGAAGAGCGGACTTTTGGATCGGGTTGAGGCGGCGTGGCTCAGGGCGCTACCCGCCGAATACGCGGAGTTGACGAAAGTTGAGGGGCTGACGGGCGGGCGGCTTCGGATAATGGTGGACAGCGCGGCGACGCGGTTTGTCCTGGAGCGGCAGCTTGGCGGGTCCCTGGTTGCGGCGGTGAACGAGGCGATGGGCGCTTCTGACGTCGGCCGGATCGAGTATCAAGTAGGTCGGATGTCCGGTCGGCGCAAGTCGATCGACAGCAACAAAAAGAAGATCAGCAAGGAACGCCAGTAA
- the dnaN gene encoding DNA polymerase III subunit beta, whose product MRESADETLAFETKDDILHIRGADSHFQVIGQSAREFPPVPDMEGDADFSVKVGVLREAVGQTLFAAARENTRYAINGVLWQKKGKNLQLIATDGRRLAMSSVSLEKSVGEEVSAIVPAKALNLLSKLHFAADEVIQVKLSTNQIILRSDRATISSVLVEGHFPKYEDVVPRDNDKKISLKTDEFMSAVKRASLLSGVESKGIRINVSSEGLVLSGRAQEQGEAVVKLSGIEYGGPALDIGFNPEFLVDALKVCGETLSFELKEPSRPGVIRSGPVFLYVVMPVNLS is encoded by the coding sequence GTGCGGGAGTCGGCCGATGAGACGCTGGCCTTTGAGACCAAGGACGACATTCTTCATATTCGCGGGGCGGACAGCCATTTTCAGGTGATTGGTCAGAGTGCCCGCGAATTTCCGCCTGTTCCGGACATGGAAGGCGACGCCGATTTCAGCGTGAAGGTCGGCGTGCTGCGCGAGGCGGTCGGCCAGACGCTCTTCGCCGCGGCGCGGGAGAACACGCGCTATGCGATCAACGGCGTTCTTTGGCAAAAGAAGGGCAAGAACCTGCAATTGATCGCCACGGACGGGCGGCGGCTGGCGATGTCGAGTGTTTCGCTGGAGAAGTCGGTCGGCGAAGAGGTCAGCGCGATCGTGCCGGCCAAGGCGCTGAATCTCCTCTCGAAGCTGCATTTTGCGGCTGACGAGGTGATTCAGGTCAAGCTTTCGACGAATCAGATCATTCTGCGCAGCGATCGGGCGACGATCAGCAGCGTGCTGGTGGAGGGCCACTTCCCGAAATACGAGGACGTGGTTCCCCGCGATAACGACAAGAAAATCTCGCTTAAGACCGATGAATTCATGAGTGCGGTGAAGCGGGCCTCCCTGCTGTCGGGCGTTGAGTCCAAGGGGATCCGCATCAACGTGAGCAGCGAGGGGCTGGTGCTTTCCGGCCGTGCCCAGGAACAGGGCGAGGCAGTGGTGAAGCTCTCAGGGATCGAATACGGCGGCCCGGCGCTGGATATCGGGTTTAACCCCGAGTTCCTTGTAGATGCGTTGAAAGTCTGTGGAGAAACACTGAGTTTTGAGCTGAAGGAGCCTTCTCGGCCCGGTGTGATCCGCAGCGGTCCGGTGTTTTTGTATGTGGTGATGCCAGTCAATCTATCGTAG
- a CDS encoding SBBP repeat-containing protein, which produces MFKCQLRERSRIHYSLAAMLVVSIFETGQASAQFIITKIIDATGGGTGNTLDEARGIAVDAAGNVFVAGRGSDNAFKITPDGAITEIIDAAGDGGGNGLNFPLGIAVDSAGNAYVTGGLSNNAFKITPAGVITEIIDVTGDGTGHALSFPIGIAADAVGNAYVAGNGSNNAFKITPAGAITQIIDATGDGAGHVLNNPEGIAVDGAGNAYVTGNVSDNAFKITSAGAITQIIDATGDGAGHVLNDPRSIAVDAAGNIYLVGEASNNAFKVTPGGVITQILDATGDGGNGLIFPSGIAVDGAGNAYVTGSLSDNTFKVAPAGVVTTIIDAIGDHLGHVLSGPGGIAVDAAGNAYVTGSLSDNAFKIAPDMDGDGKTDDDDNCPAVFNADQADSDGDGVGNACTSAAGCCAPGVFPTVGLFTPVVLAGWRLGQRRVRIRFAARIGESQ; this is translated from the coding sequence ATGTTCAAATGCCAATTACGAGAAAGAAGTCGCATCCATTATTCGCTCGCCGCCATGTTGGTGGTCTCAATCTTTGAGACCGGCCAAGCGAGCGCCCAGTTCATCATCACCAAGATCATCGACGCGACCGGCGGCGGCACGGGTAATACTCTCGATGAAGCTCGCGGTATCGCCGTGGACGCTGCGGGCAACGTATTCGTGGCGGGTCGCGGCAGCGATAACGCCTTCAAGATCACGCCCGATGGAGCCATCACCGAGATCATCGACGCGGCCGGCGACGGAGGAGGTAATGGTCTTAATTTTCCTCTTGGCATCGCCGTGGACTCCGCGGGCAACGCCTACGTGACGGGAGGTCTCAGCAATAATGCGTTCAAGATCACGCCCGCCGGGGTCATTACCGAAATCATCGACGTGACCGGCGACGGCACAGGCCATGCGCTTAGTTTTCCGATCGGTATCGCGGCGGACGCCGTTGGCAATGCCTACGTGGCGGGAAACGGCAGCAACAACGCCTTCAAGATCACGCCCGCTGGGGCCATCACCCAGATCATCGACGCGACTGGCGACGGCGCGGGCCATGTCCTCAATAATCCTGAAGGCATTGCCGTGGACGGCGCGGGCAACGCCTATGTGACGGGAAACGTCAGCGACAACGCCTTCAAGATCACGTCCGCTGGGGCCATCACCCAGATCATCGACGCGACTGGCGATGGCGCGGGGCATGTCCTTAACGATCCGCGGAGCATCGCCGTGGACGCCGCAGGCAACATCTACTTGGTGGGAGAGGCCAGCAACAACGCGTTCAAGGTTACGCCCGGCGGGGTCATTACCCAGATCCTGGACGCGACAGGCGACGGGGGCAACGGCCTTATTTTTCCTTCTGGCATTGCCGTGGACGGCGCGGGCAACGCCTACGTGACGGGAAGCCTCAGCGACAACACCTTCAAAGTCGCCCCCGCCGGAGTTGTCACGACGATTATCGACGCGATCGGAGATCATCTGGGCCACGTCCTGTCCGGGCCCGGCGGCATCGCCGTGGACGCCGCGGGCAACGCCTACGTGACGGGAAGCCTCAGCGACAACGCCTTCAAGATTGCGCCGGATATGGACGGCGACGGCAAGACCGACGATGACGACAACTGTCCGGCAGTATTCAACGCGGATCAGGCGGACTCAGACGGCGATGGTGTAGGGAATGCCTGTACCTCGGCGGCTGGGTGCTGCGCCCCCGGTGTATTCCCCACGGTCGGATTGTTCACGCCCGTGGTCCTCGCCGGCTGGCGGCTGGGGCAGCGGCGCGTCCGAATCCGATTCGCAGCGCGGATTGGTGAATCACAATAA
- a CDS encoding IS1380 family transposase encodes MFFSSLGRKKIVADFTGGTLTSDAGGLLLREVERRLGLVDQLAGVINDPRDPARIQHDQRVMLAQRIFAIAMGYEDLNDHQALRSDPVLAVLTGRPPSADEPLASSPTLCRLENRVTRGDLARMSRVLVEQFIASYESPPEELILDFDATDDPIHGNQEGRFFHGYYDHHCFLPLYVFCGSRLLVSYLRPSNIDGAHHAWPILKLLVQRLRQAWPGVRIIVRGDSGFCRRRMMKWCDRHGVKYVLGLARNTVLEKAAESFMQAAEAQFATTQQKVRNFHEIEYAAQTWDRPRRVIVKAERLVQGPNVRFVVTNLTDRTPNDIYDGLYTARGDMENRIKEQQLGLFADRTSCHAFLANQFRLLLSSAAYVLVETLRRTALAGTELAEAQVNTIRLKLLKVAARVVVSVRRVVLRLSSSCPLQDLWRSLVPRLRLIPPAPS; translated from the coding sequence ATGTTCTTTTCCAGTCTCGGCCGCAAGAAAATCGTGGCCGATTTCACAGGCGGAACGCTCACCTCAGACGCCGGGGGTCTGCTGCTTCGGGAGGTCGAGCGGCGTCTGGGCCTGGTCGATCAACTGGCCGGGGTCATCAACGACCCGCGTGATCCGGCCCGAATTCAACATGACCAGCGGGTCATGCTGGCCCAGCGCATCTTTGCCATTGCGATGGGCTACGAAGATCTCAACGACCATCAAGCCCTGCGGAGCGATCCCGTGCTGGCGGTCCTGACCGGGCGGCCGCCGAGCGCGGATGAGCCGCTGGCCAGCAGTCCGACCTTGTGCCGGCTGGAGAACCGCGTCACGCGCGGCGACCTGGCACGAATGTCGCGTGTGCTGGTGGAGCAGTTCATCGCGTCCTATGAATCGCCGCCGGAGGAATTGATCCTCGACTTCGACGCGACCGACGATCCGATCCACGGCAACCAGGAAGGCCGCTTCTTCCACGGCTATTACGACCACCACTGCTTCCTACCGCTGTATGTGTTCTGCGGCTCGCGGCTGCTGGTCTCCTACCTGCGGCCCAGCAACATCGACGGGGCCCATCACGCCTGGCCCATCCTGAAGCTGCTGGTGCAGCGCTTGCGACAGGCGTGGCCCGGGGTGCGGATCATCGTCCGCGGGGATTCCGGCTTCTGCCGCCGGCGAATGATGAAATGGTGCGACCGGCACGGCGTCAAGTACGTGCTGGGCCTGGCCCGCAACACCGTCCTGGAGAAAGCGGCCGAGTCCTTCATGCAGGCGGCCGAGGCCCAGTTCGCCACCACGCAGCAGAAGGTGCGGAACTTCCACGAGATCGAGTACGCGGCGCAGACCTGGGATCGCCCGCGCCGCGTGATCGTCAAGGCCGAGCGGCTGGTTCAGGGGCCCAACGTTCGATTCGTGGTGACCAACCTGACCGACCGCACGCCGAACGATATCTACGACGGTCTGTACACGGCCCGCGGCGACATGGAGAACCGCATCAAGGAGCAGCAGCTCGGGCTCTTCGCCGATCGCACCAGTTGCCACGCCTTCCTGGCCAATCAGTTCCGGCTGCTGTTGTCCTCGGCGGCCTACGTCCTGGTGGAAACGCTGCGCCGCACGGCCCTGGCCGGCACCGAACTGGCCGAGGCCCAGGTGAACACCATTCGCCTGAAACTCCTCAAGGTCGCCGCGCGGGTGGTCGTCTCCGTGCGCCGCGTCGTACTGCGACTGTCGAGCAGCTGCCCCCTGCAGGACCTGTGGCGATCCCTGGTTCCACGACTCCGCCTGATCCCGCCCGCCCCATCATGA
- a CDS encoding ABC transporter permease has product MARWKNIFWLGLKELSSLKHDRWIVGFLIYSFTLAVYVNGTATGYGVNHVSIAFVDDDHSALSRRIIDGFYPPNFLTPKILQDDEIDDAMDQGRFMFIVSFPPRFEADVIRGRSPEVQMNIDATAVMQAGIGAGYITNIISDEVARFAERTMQSPPKPVGIVTRAAFNPNRTQTWFFSVIGVINNVTMLTIILTGAALIREREHGTIEHLLVMPLSAFDIAMAKVWANALVILVAFAASLTLVVRGLLAVPFAGSLVLYLCGTTLYLFFATALGIFLGTVSRTMGQFALLIILSIIVLQLLSGGSTPVESQPEWLRAISWFLPSRHFVSFSQSILFRGAGLTNVWTEFVTVAGLGLAFFLVSLALFRRSIAVSM; this is encoded by the coding sequence ATGGCGAGATGGAAGAATATCTTCTGGCTTGGTTTGAAGGAGTTGAGCAGTCTCAAGCACGATAGATGGATTGTAGGTTTTCTGATTTATTCGTTCACGCTGGCGGTGTACGTCAACGGGACGGCGACCGGCTACGGCGTTAACCACGTGTCCATCGCTTTCGTGGACGACGACCACTCCGCGCTATCGCGACGAATCATCGACGGGTTTTACCCGCCCAATTTTCTGACACCGAAGATTCTTCAGGATGATGAAATTGACGACGCGATGGATCAGGGCCGCTTCATGTTTATCGTCAGCTTCCCGCCCCGCTTTGAGGCCGACGTGATTCGAGGGCGGTCGCCCGAAGTTCAAATGAATATCGATGCGACCGCTGTCATGCAAGCCGGCATCGGCGCTGGCTACATTACCAACATCATCAGCGACGAAGTCGCTCGTTTCGCCGAACGGACTATGCAAAGTCCGCCCAAGCCTGTGGGCATCGTCACGCGGGCGGCCTTCAATCCCAATCGTACTCAGACTTGGTTCTTCAGCGTCATCGGCGTCATTAACAACGTAACCATGCTCACCATCATTCTCACCGGAGCCGCGTTGATCCGCGAACGTGAACACGGCACCATCGAGCATCTTCTCGTCATGCCGTTGTCCGCCTTTGACATTGCGATGGCGAAAGTCTGGGCCAATGCGCTGGTCATTCTTGTCGCCTTTGCGGCATCACTCACTCTTGTTGTGCGGGGGCTGCTTGCCGTTCCGTTTGCAGGTTCACTTGTCCTGTATCTCTGCGGAACCACGCTCTATCTGTTCTTCGCCACGGCTCTCGGCATTTTCCTCGGCACAGTTTCTCGCACAATGGGCCAATTCGCCTTGCTCATCATTCTCTCGATCATCGTGCTGCAACTTCTCTCCGGCGGTAGCACACCTGTCGAAAGCCAGCCGGAATGGCTCCGGGCAATTTCGTGGTTTCTTCCGTCCCGGCATTTTGTCAGCTTCTCGCAATCGATTCTGTTTCGAGGCGCGGGATTGACAAACGTATGGACCGAATTCGTTACAGTGGCCGGACTTGGACTGGCATTCTTCCTTGTCAGTCTCGCCTTATTCCGACGCTCGATTGCTGTGAGCATGTAG
- the rbbA gene encoding ribosome-associated ATPase/putative transporter RbbA encodes MTNMPSTVVNVTGVTHVYGKTRALADVDVEIPAGCMAGTIGPDGVGKSTLLGLIAGARKLQNGSVVVLGGDMRSARHRDAVCPRIAYMPQGLGSNLYMELSVAENLDFFGRLFGQSARERRMRAVELLHATGLEPFIERPAGKLSGGMKQKLGLCCALIHDPDLLILDEPTTGVDPLSRRQFWNLIRDIRKGRSGMSVLISTAYMEEADQFDWLMAMDAGQILVSGSPGELKASTGKASLEAVFVSLLPEEKRGNPHELVIPPRAESDGPPVIVAKKLTRRFGDFTAVNDVSFEIERGEIFGFLGSNGCGKTTTMKMLTGLLPASDGKAWLFGQPVDPKNLATRKRVGYMSQSFSLYGELTVRDNLLLHGRLFSLPTERLPGRVNELIDRFGLSGYRDQLAEVLPLGLRQRLSLAVAIIHEPEMLILDEPTSGVDPVARDSFWELLVDLSRKERVTIFISTHFMNEAMRCDRISLMHSGRVLACDQPKALIAARGASNLEDAFIGYMEDAGGDSELKGASDVPHLDAALDEDASRPASFLSLVRLLAYAHRETLEILRDPVRLVIAFAGSLILMVLFGFGITSDVDEIRFAALDLDQTPESRAYIHSIAGSAYFKEQPGFGTPDEMQERLKTNDITLAMEIPPGFARDLHRGAPTEISAWVDGSNPSRGETIEGYVQGVHANFLQERERRNPHNSAAALRVNIEPRYRYNPTFESVYAMVPSIPPILLMLLPAILMAVSVVREKELGSITNFHVTPSKRLEFILGKQIPYVGAGMFNFAILTLLSVFAFGVPLKGSALMLTVGAFFYLVATTGLGFLVSTFTSSQMAAVFGTTILTMMPTVQFSGLMQPVSTLEGGSRIMGMLWPTTYYMQMSVGAFTKGLGVSELMRDLIALALFIPVLTLLSALALKKQAR; translated from the coding sequence ATGACGAACATGCCATCCACCGTGGTCAATGTGACTGGCGTGACACACGTCTATGGGAAAACGCGCGCGCTGGCTGACGTGGATGTCGAGATTCCCGCGGGTTGCATGGCGGGCACCATCGGACCGGATGGCGTGGGGAAGTCCACACTACTCGGGCTGATCGCAGGTGCGCGGAAACTTCAAAACGGAAGCGTTGTTGTCCTCGGCGGCGACATGCGATCCGCCCGCCACCGCGACGCGGTGTGCCCGCGCATCGCCTACATGCCTCAGGGGCTGGGATCGAATCTGTACATGGAGCTGAGTGTCGCGGAGAACCTGGACTTCTTCGGGCGGCTCTTCGGTCAATCAGCGCGGGAGCGCCGGATGCGAGCGGTGGAGCTGCTCCATGCGACGGGGCTTGAACCCTTCATCGAACGACCCGCCGGAAAACTCTCGGGAGGGATGAAGCAGAAGCTCGGTCTCTGCTGCGCGCTGATCCACGATCCGGACTTACTCATTCTCGATGAACCGACCACCGGCGTGGACCCGCTCTCGCGTCGGCAGTTCTGGAATCTCATTCGGGACATTAGAAAAGGGCGATCCGGCATGAGCGTCCTGATTTCCACGGCCTACATGGAGGAAGCGGACCAATTCGATTGGCTCATGGCGATGGACGCCGGGCAGATCCTCGTGTCCGGCTCGCCAGGTGAGTTGAAAGCAAGCACGGGAAAAGCCTCCTTGGAAGCTGTCTTCGTGTCGCTGCTTCCGGAGGAAAAAAGAGGCAACCCCCATGAACTTGTCATTCCCCCTCGTGCGGAGAGCGACGGACCGCCGGTCATCGTGGCAAAAAAGCTGACACGCCGGTTTGGAGACTTCACGGCGGTGAACGACGTGAGCTTCGAGATTGAGCGAGGCGAAATCTTCGGATTCCTCGGATCGAATGGGTGCGGCAAGACGACAACCATGAAAATGCTGACGGGCCTGCTGCCGGCGAGCGATGGGAAGGCATGGCTGTTCGGCCAGCCTGTGGACCCCAAAAACCTCGCGACGCGAAAGCGAGTTGGCTACATGTCGCAGTCGTTCTCGCTGTATGGGGAACTTACGGTACGAGATAACCTCCTGCTGCACGGCCGGCTTTTCTCGCTGCCCACTGAGCGTCTTCCAGGAAGGGTGAATGAACTCATCGATCGTTTCGGGCTCTCCGGCTATCGCGATCAGCTCGCAGAGGTGCTTCCGCTCGGTTTGCGGCAGCGACTTTCACTGGCCGTGGCCATCATCCATGAGCCGGAAATGCTGATCCTGGATGAGCCGACTTCCGGCGTCGATCCGGTCGCGCGCGATTCATTCTGGGAATTGCTGGTTGATCTTTCGCGAAAGGAACGGGTCACGATTTTCATCTCGACGCACTTCATGAACGAAGCGATGCGTTGCGACCGAATATCGCTCATGCACTCAGGGCGGGTTCTGGCCTGCGATCAACCAAAGGCCCTGATCGCCGCGCGAGGTGCGAGCAACCTTGAAGACGCCTTTATCGGTTACATGGAGGATGCCGGGGGAGATTCCGAATTGAAGGGAGCATCGGATGTCCCGCACCTCGATGCGGCGCTGGACGAGGATGCCTCGCGTCCTGCTTCGTTTCTCAGTCTGGTTCGACTGCTGGCCTACGCTCATAGAGAGACGCTGGAGATTCTGCGAGACCCCGTACGGCTCGTAATTGCCTTCGCGGGGTCGCTGATCCTGATGGTGCTGTTTGGCTTCGGCATCACGTCGGACGTGGACGAAATCCGCTTTGCGGCGCTGGATCTCGATCAGACGCCGGAGAGCCGCGCCTATATTCACAGCATCGCCGGCTCTGCCTATTTCAAGGAACAACCCGGCTTCGGCACTCCCGATGAAATGCAGGAGCGGTTGAAAACGAATGACATCACGTTGGCCATGGAGATTCCTCCGGGCTTCGCGCGAGACTTGCATCGCGGCGCGCCCACGGAGATCTCAGCCTGGGTCGATGGCTCGAATCCCTCGCGTGGCGAGACCATCGAGGGTTATGTTCAGGGCGTTCACGCCAACTTCTTGCAGGAGCGCGAGCGCCGCAATCCTCACAATAGCGCCGCCGCACTGAGGGTGAATATTGAGCCCCGATATCGCTATAACCCGACCTTTGAGAGCGTGTACGCGATGGTGCCTTCCATCCCGCCCATCCTTCTCATGCTCCTGCCGGCGATCCTCATGGCCGTCAGCGTCGTGCGCGAAAAGGAACTCGGCTCCATCACGAACTTTCACGTGACGCCGAGCAAGCGACTTGAATTCATCCTCGGTAAGCAGATACCGTATGTGGGCGCGGGAATGTTCAACTTCGCCATACTGACTCTGCTTTCCGTTTTTGCTTTTGGAGTGCCTTTGAAGGGCAGCGCCCTCATGCTGACGGTCGGCGCGTTTTTTTATCTTGTCGCGACCACGGGCCTGGGGTTTCTCGTTTCAACCTTCACATCAAGCCAGATGGCGGCGGTGTTTGGCACGACAATTCTGACCATGATGCCCACGGTACAGTTTTCGGGACTGATGCAGCCGGTATCAACGCTTGAAGGCGGTTCCAGGATCATGGGGATGCTCTGGCCGACAACTTACTACATGCAGATGAGCGTGGGGGCGTTTACCAAGGGGTTGGGAGTGAGCGAGCTGATGAGGGACCTCATCGCGCTGGCCCTTTTCATTCCGGTTCTCACGCTGCTGAGCGCCCTTGCTCTGAAGAAACAGGCACGATAA
- a CDS encoding HlyD family efflux transporter periplasmic adaptor subunit gives MKAKQLKRISIIVVLIAIVAGGIWKWQHDRDSALPEGIASGNGRLEADQVDVAVKYAGRVAEILVNEGDMVGVDQVVARMDMTELQAQLERAKASVAEAEAAISEYEAMIAQRQSGLTFAEYELGRVSPLVQSGSASQTELAQKRSDRDSAAAAFHGAKARLVTASRSVTVAEATVSVIQAQLDDCVLRSPTRGRVLYRLVNPGEVLGVGGKVVTLLDLTDVYMEIFLPSLDAARLAIGSDARITFDAATTEFAVPATISFVSPEAQFTPKQVETLQEREKLMFRVRLRIPPDLVIPHIERVKTGVRGVGYVRTEDAVPWPAFLEKRYLGTSQ, from the coding sequence ATGAAAGCGAAGCAATTGAAGCGGATTTCCATCATCGTCGTTTTGATTGCCATTGTCGCCGGAGGTATATGGAAATGGCAACATGACCGAGATTCGGCCCTGCCGGAGGGGATCGCGAGTGGCAACGGTAGGCTTGAGGCCGATCAGGTCGATGTCGCCGTGAAGTATGCGGGGCGGGTCGCGGAGATTTTGGTCAACGAAGGCGACATGGTCGGGGTTGATCAGGTGGTTGCCCGCATGGACATGACTGAACTCCAGGCGCAGCTAGAGAGGGCCAAGGCCAGCGTGGCTGAGGCGGAAGCCGCCATTAGCGAATACGAAGCGATGATCGCGCAGCGTCAAAGCGGACTGACGTTTGCCGAATACGAACTTGGCCGTGTTTCACCGCTGGTGCAGTCGGGATCGGCGTCTCAGACTGAATTGGCTCAAAAAAGAAGCGATCGCGATTCGGCCGCGGCAGCGTTTCACGGGGCCAAAGCGAGGCTCGTGACGGCAAGTCGAAGCGTCACAGTAGCTGAGGCGACGGTGAGCGTCATTCAGGCGCAGCTCGACGATTGCGTTCTGAGATCGCCCACGCGGGGCCGCGTGCTTTATCGACTCGTCAATCCCGGAGAGGTGCTGGGTGTAGGCGGAAAAGTTGTGACGCTGCTAGACTTGACAGACGTGTACATGGAGATTTTTCTGCCGTCGCTGGATGCCGCTCGATTGGCGATTGGATCGGACGCTCGCATCACGTTTGACGCGGCCACGACCGAATTTGCCGTGCCCGCGACGATCAGCTTTGTATCGCCTGAGGCTCAGTTTACTCCCAAGCAAGTCGAAACCCTTCAGGAACGTGAGAAGCTCATGTTTCGGGTCCGGCTCAGAATCCCGCCTGACTTGGTTATCCCGCATATCGAGAGAGTGAAGACGGGTGTGAGGGGGGTCGGTTATGTGCGGACCGAAGACGCCGTCCCCTGGCCTGCATTTCTGGAGAAGCGTTACCTCGGCACATCACAGTAA
- the nadA gene encoding quinolinate synthase NadA, with amino-acid sequence MLYQPPLAPKYARLTESEMREAILARKAMLGKRLVILGHHYQQDEVIEFADHTGDSFKLSQLAAAQKDAEFVIFCGVHFMAESADILTSDRVKVILPDLTAGCSMADMANLEQLEDCWEHLESVTDATIVPITYVNSTAAVKAFVGGHGGACCTSSNARQVLEWALTDREGDGRARKVLFLPDQHLGRNTAFGMGYALDQMAVYDPHEVGGGLSDAQVRDATVLLWKGHCSVHMLFTAQQIDEIRAIDPAYKVIVHPECDWSVVQKADLAGSTEFIIKTIEASAPGSKWAVGTEIHLVHRLAKRFEGEKTIRLLAGIQCLCTTMFRVDMKHLLWSLDELAAGRVVNQIRVDPETKALARLALDRMLSLVGDGAAKAKSVQPISTID; translated from the coding sequence ATGCTCTACCAACCACCACTGGCACCTAAATACGCCCGATTGACCGAGTCGGAGATGCGGGAGGCCATCCTTGCTCGCAAGGCTATGCTGGGCAAGAGATTAGTCATCCTGGGTCACCACTATCAGCAGGACGAAGTCATCGAATTCGCCGACCATACCGGTGACAGCTTCAAACTCTCGCAACTCGCGGCGGCGCAGAAGGATGCCGAATTTGTCATCTTCTGCGGCGTGCATTTCATGGCCGAGTCGGCGGATATTCTGACCAGCGACCGCGTGAAAGTGATCCTGCCCGATCTGACCGCCGGGTGCAGCATGGCCGACATGGCCAACCTGGAGCAGCTTGAAGACTGTTGGGAACACCTGGAATCGGTCACTGACGCGACGATTGTCCCGATTACCTACGTGAACTCGACGGCCGCCGTGAAGGCGTTTGTCGGGGGGCACGGCGGAGCCTGCTGCACGAGTTCGAACGCTCGGCAGGTGCTTGAATGGGCGCTGACGGATCGCGAGGGCGACGGCCGAGCTCGCAAGGTTTTGTTCTTGCCGGACCAGCATCTGGGACGGAACACGGCCTTCGGCATGGGGTACGCGCTGGACCAAATGGCGGTCTATGACCCGCACGAGGTCGGCGGCGGGCTGAGCGACGCGCAGGTGCGCGATGCGACGGTGCTTCTGTGGAAGGGGCACTGCAGCGTTCACATGCTCTTCACCGCGCAGCAGATCGACGAGATTCGGGCGATCGACCCGGCCTACAAGGTGATCGTGCATCCGGAGTGCGACTGGTCGGTGGTGCAGAAGGCCGACCTGGCCGGCAGCACGGAGTTCATCATCAAGACGATCGAGGCGTCGGCGCCGGGCAGCAAGTGGGCGGTGGGGACGGAGATTCATCTCGTACACCGCCTGGCGAAGCGCTTCGAGGGTGAAAAAACCATCCGCCTGCTGGCGGGCATCCAGTGTCTGTGCACGACGATGTTCCGCGTGGACATGAAGCACCTCCTCTGGTCGCTGGACGAACTGGCGGCCGGGCGCGTGGTAAACCAGATCCGCGTTGATCCGGAGACCAAGGCGCTGGCGCGGCTGGCGCTGGACCGCATGCTGTCCCTCGTCGGCGACGGCGCCGCGAAGGCGAAAAGCGTGCAGCCCATCTCGACGATCGACTGA
- a CDS encoding DUF2617 family protein: protein MKDSQLELGLTKQRSTDLNFFLYRRALHPELFHIYLDKHIKYGNFQADIWIVGLAHLVTVQSGGTMVTELAAVPSDLLTDRNLVTQFRFRGERDFQYRFSDNMRYIFSSQVEEMTEHIFRTTYRDLVRYAKQKGLYVPYSQWATNSLEPFTFIDYETRAHELHIHAYHAFPGEWRILRTQSIFETGPSNKRNA, encoded by the coding sequence ATGAAGGATTCTCAATTGGAACTCGGCCTTACAAAACAGCGAAGCACCGATCTCAATTTCTTTTTGTATCGGCGTGCCCTCCATCCCGAGCTTTTCCACATCTACTTGGATAAGCATATTAAGTACGGGAACTTCCAGGCGGACATCTGGATCGTCGGCCTCGCGCACCTTGTCACCGTCCAGAGCGGTGGGACCATGGTCACCGAGCTGGCCGCCGTCCCCAGCGATCTGCTCACCGACCGTAATCTCGTCACCCAGTTCCGCTTCCGCGGCGAGCGTGACTTCCAGTACCGCTTCAGTGACAACATGCGGTACATCTTCAGCAGCCAGGTCGAGGAGATGACCGAGCACATCTTCCGTACGACCTACCGCGATCTCGTCCGCTATGCCAAGCAGAAGGGCCTCTATGTCCCCTACAGCCAGTGGGCGACAAACAGCCTGGAGCCCTTCACCTTCATCGATTACGAGACCCGGGCTCACGAGCTGCACATTCACGCTTACCACGCCTTCCCCGGCGAGTGGCGCATCCTCCGCACCCAGTCCATCTTCGAGACGGGTCCCTCCAACAAGAGAAACGCCTAG